The Girardinichthys multiradiatus isolate DD_20200921_A chromosome 24, DD_fGirMul_XY1, whole genome shotgun sequence genome has a window encoding:
- the LOC124861444 gene encoding zinc finger protein 345-like — protein MDQQELELLHTKEESERIWASQDQEQLNVKEETDDTRFPVTVVHMKSEEDEEKPLLSQLHQHQTDDRDLPSSISTDQIKAEIKEEDSGTSVSSRNPDLNTHGCSSNYLETKDGEDDEGDDDVKHHESGLKRLSDSETEDSEEDWKESRTPGSSRNAVNKSLSCSKCGGKFANRRSLQSHMTCHPRLTSSDCSGNETCFREKKIIDSLTKGFTRKYDLKQHTTVHTWEKPFLCDACGKRFAYKSDLNIHTRIHTGDKPFGCDACGKRFAVKSRLNTHMKIHTGDKLFGCDACGKRFVSKSYLNKHMRIHTGDKPFGCDACGKSFVSKSKLNTHMIIHTGDKPFGCDACGKRFAVKSQLNTHMRIHTGDKLFGCDACGKRFVSKSYLNKHMRIHKVDKPFGCDACGKRFVSKSYLNSHMRIHTGDKPFGCDACGKRFVSKSYLNNHMRIHTGDKPFGCDTCGKRFVFKSQLNTHMRIHTGDKPFGCDACGKRFVSKSKLNTHMRIHTGDKPFGCDACGKQFAAKSQLNTHMRIHTGDKLFGCDACGKRFVYKSKLNKHMRIHTGVKPFGCDACGKRFVYKSNLNKHMIIHTGDKPFGCEACVKRFAYKSELNKHMRIHTGDKPFGCDACGKRFVFKSRLNTHMRIHTGDKPFGCDACGKRFVFKSKLNTHMRIHTGDKPFGCDACGKQFAVRSQLNTHMRIHTGDLLCL, from the coding sequence ATGGACCAGCAGGAGCTGGAGCTCCTCCACACAAAGGAGGAAAGTGAAAGAATCTGGGCCAGCCAGGATCAAGAACAACTGAATGTGAAGGAGGAGACTGATGATACCAGGTTTCCAGTAACTGTTGTTCATATGAAgagtgaagaggatgaagagaaacCTCTGCTCTCTCAGCTTCATCAACACCAGACAGACGACAGAGATCTTCCAAGCAGCATCTCAACTGAccagataaaagcagaaattaaagaAGAGGACTCTGGAACATCAGTATCCAGCAGGAACCCAGATCTAAATACTCATGGATGCTCTTCCAACTATTTAGAGACTAAAGACGGTGAAGATGATGAAGgggatgatgatgtgaagcatcaTGAATCTGGGCTTAAACGCTTGtcagactctgaaactgaagacagtgaggaggattggaaggagagcaggacTCCAGGGTCTAGCAGAAACGCTGTCAACAAATCTTTGAGCTGCTCTAAGTGTGGGGGAAAATTTGCTAACAGACGCTCTCTTCAGAGTCACATGACATGTCATCCAAGATTAACGTCTTCAGATTGTTCCGGTAATGAGACTTgtttcagagaaaagaaaattatagattcACTGACCAAAGGTTTTACCaggaaatatgatttaaaacaacacacaaCAGTCCACACTTGGGAGAAACCCTTTCtatgtgatgcatgtggaaaaagatttgcctacaagtcagatttaaacatacacacgagaatccacacaggagacaaaccctttggttgtgatgcatgtggaaaacgATTTGCAGTCAAGTCACGATTAAACACGCACATgaaaattcacacaggagataaactgtttggttgtgatgcatgtgggaaaagatttgtctccaagtcatatttaaacaaacacatgagaattcacacaggagataaaccctttggttgtgatgcatgtggaaaaagttttgtCTCCAAGtcaaaattaaacacacacatgataaTTCAtacaggagataaaccttttggttgtgatgcttgtggaaaaagatttgcagtcaagtcacaattaaacacgcacatgagaattcacacaggagataaactgtttggttgtgatgcatgtggaaaaagatttgtctccaagtcatatttaaacaaacacatgagaattcacaaagtagataaaccttttggttgtgatgcatgtggaaaaagatttgtctccaagtcatatttaaacagtcacatgagaattcacacaggagataaaccttttggttgtgatgcatgtggaaaaagatttgtctccaagtcatatttaaacaatcacatgagaattcacacaggagataaaccttttggttgtgatacatgtggaaaaagatttgttttcaagtcacaattaaacacacacatgagaatccacacaggagacaaaccgtttggttgtgatgcatgtggaaaaagattcgTCTCCAAGtcaaaattaaacacacacatgagaatccacacaggagataaaccgtttggttgtgatgcatgtggaaaacaaTTTGCAGCCAAGTCAcagttaaacacacacatgagaattcacacaggagataaactgtttggttgtgatgcatgtggaaaaagatttgtctacaaatcaaaattaaacaaacacatgagaattcacacaggagttAAAccatttggttgtgatgcatgtggaaaaagatttgtctacaagtcaaatttaaacaaacacatgataattcacacaggagataaaccttttggttgtgaaGCATGTGTTAAAAGATTTGCCTACAAGTCAgaattaaacaaacacatgagaattcacacaggagataaaccgtttggttgtgatgcatgtggaaaaagatttgtcttcAAGTCAcgattaaacacacacatgagaatccacacaggagacaaaccgtttggttgtgatgcatgtggaaaaagattcgTCTTCAAGtcaaaattaaacacacacatgagaattcacacaggagataaaccgtttggttgtgatgcatgtggaaaacaaTTTGCAGTCAGgtcacaattaaacacacacatgagaattcacacaggagacttACTTTGCTTGTGA